Proteins from a genomic interval of Acropora muricata isolate sample 2 unplaced genomic scaffold, ASM3666990v1 scaffold_748, whole genome shotgun sequence:
- the LOC136907413 gene encoding uncharacterized protein → MPLQVQELGLQTAYSGNDTVYRYIRKLMALPFLPHHEIRQMFMRLSVQAETQPLRNLTGYIQEQWIDDATFHPRDWSVFQLPIRTNNDIEGWHSALNRRAGGKSKLQFYLLIELLHREARLTVLTIKLISDKKLKRIQRRNYRQLQQKLFDAWEQYQTGNKNASELLSCYSHLNGPAHSQ, encoded by the coding sequence GTGCAAGAGCTTGGTCTCCAAACAGCATATAGTGGCAATGACACAGTGTACCGGTACATCCGCAAACTTATGGCCCTCCCGTTCTTGCCTCACCATGAGATCAGACAGATGTTCATGCGCCTTAGTGTCCAGGCAGAGACCCAGCCCCTGCGCAACCTGACTGGATACATCCAGGAGCAGTGGATAGACGACGCCACCTTTCACCCAAGAGACTGGAGTGTATTCCAGCTTCCAATCCGTACCAACAACGACATCGAAGGGTGGCACAGCGCTCTGAACCGTCGAGCCGGTGGCAAATCGAAATTACAATTCTATTTGTTGATCGAACTTCTTCATCGCGAAGCCCGCCTAACTGTCCTCACGATAAAGTTGATATCGGACAAGAAATTAAAGCGGATCCAGAGGAGAAACTACAGGCAACTTCAACAGAAACTGTTTGACGCCTGGGAGCAGTACCAGACCGGCAACAAAAACGCTTCAGAACTACTTAGCTGCTACTCCCATCTGAATGGACCTGCTCATAGCCAATAA